The following coding sequences are from one Luteolibacter yonseiensis window:
- a CDS encoding phosphotransferase enzyme family protein — MHDIRAISALFDMRADFLDAQAFGSGHINDTYSAWYDQAGRRVRYIHQRVNHLVFKEPVKVMENVARVTRHALDELLASGNPDSHRRTLTCIPAKDGKPYAFDAEGSLWRTYPFIERAIGYDEIQNNEQAYEAARAFGAFQNLTAGLAGERLHETIPDFHHTPRRLEALEAAVLNDAAGRASGVAEEIAFARARAADCSRITDLIASGEIPERVTHNDTKLNNVLLDETTAEGICVIDLDTTMPGSALYDFGDMVRTAAPTTREDDPDVTHIGLRLDRFEALVRGYLSTATFLNPAERANLAFSGKLLTLECGIRFLTDYLNGDTYFKIKRPRHNLDRCRNQFAFVRTLEENMPAMEEIVANA; from the coding sequence ATGCACGACATCCGCGCGATTTCCGCACTGTTCGACATGCGCGCCGATTTCCTCGACGCGCAGGCATTCGGCTCGGGCCATATCAACGACACGTATTCCGCCTGGTATGACCAGGCCGGAAGGCGTGTCAGGTACATCCACCAACGGGTGAACCACCTTGTTTTCAAGGAGCCGGTGAAGGTCATGGAAAATGTCGCGCGTGTGACCCGGCATGCGTTGGACGAGTTGTTGGCGAGCGGCAATCCGGACTCCCACCGCCGGACGCTCACTTGCATTCCCGCGAAAGATGGCAAGCCGTATGCCTTCGATGCGGAAGGAAGCCTCTGGCGCACCTATCCGTTCATCGAGCGGGCGATCGGATATGATGAAATCCAGAACAACGAGCAGGCCTACGAGGCGGCGAGAGCGTTCGGGGCCTTTCAAAACCTGACCGCCGGTCTCGCGGGCGAGCGTCTGCATGAGACGATCCCGGATTTCCACCACACCCCCAGGCGTCTGGAAGCACTGGAGGCGGCCGTTCTGAATGACGCCGCGGGCCGCGCTTCTGGAGTGGCGGAGGAAATCGCCTTCGCCCGCGCCCGTGCGGCGGATTGCTCGCGTATCACGGATCTCATCGCCAGCGGCGAGATCCCCGAGCGTGTCACCCACAACGACACGAAGCTCAACAATGTCCTGCTGGACGAAACCACCGCCGAAGGCATCTGCGTCATCGATCTGGACACCACGATGCCAGGTTCCGCGCTTTATGATTTCGGCGATATGGTGCGCACCGCCGCCCCGACCACGCGGGAAGACGATCCGGATGTCACCCACATCGGCCTCCGGCTGGACCGCTTCGAGGCGCTGGTCCGGGGCTATCTTTCCACCGCCACATTCCTGAATCCGGCGGAACGGGCCAACCTGGCGTTCTCGGGCAAACTTCTCACCTTGGAATGCGGCATCCGTTTCCTGACGGATTACCTGAACGGCGACACCTATTTCAAAATCAAAAGGCCGAGGCACAACCTTGATCGTTGCCGGAACCAGTTCGCCTTCGTCCGCACGCTTGAGGAAAACATGCCAGCCATGGAAGAGATCGTTGCGAACGCCTGA
- a CDS encoding winged helix-turn-helix transcriptional regulator, with translation MEPTRTHKKVSDPPAGEEPGWTPVTAALAVGEALRVLEGRWKLLILFQLFGGNVRRFSELERAIPEVTQKMLAQQLRQLEADGIVRRVVHPEIPPKVEYSLTVWGQSLCPVLDALLKWSARREETPEA, from the coding sequence ATGGAACCGACAAGAACCCACAAAAAAGTAAGTGACCCACCTGCGGGTGAGGAACCCGGGTGGACACCCGTCACTGCTGCTCTCGCGGTCGGGGAGGCGCTCCGTGTATTGGAAGGGCGCTGGAAGCTGTTGATCCTTTTCCAGCTTTTCGGCGGAAACGTCCGGCGCTTTTCGGAACTTGAACGGGCGATCCCGGAGGTGACCCAAAAGATGCTCGCACAGCAGCTCCGCCAGCTTGAGGCGGACGGTATCGTCCGACGGGTGGTCCATCCTGAGATTCCGCCCAAGGTGGAGTATAGCCTTACCGTATGGGGGCAATCCCTCTGTCCCGTTCTCGACGCACTCTTGAAATGGTCCGCAAGACGGGAAGAGACTCCGGAGGCGTGA
- a CDS encoding Hsp20/alpha crystallin family protein, with amino-acid sequence MSNCQCPTETAAVRPQFRTREDENGATLQIALPGVRKEDINLTLHESSLRIDATRGDTVPEDWKTHRDTGAVQRYGLDIRLTNRLDGTKTTATIDAGVLTLQVPLREESKPRQIAVN; translated from the coding sequence ATGAGCAACTGCCAATGCCCCACCGAAACCGCCGCCGTCCGTCCGCAATTCCGCACCCGCGAGGATGAGAACGGAGCCACCCTGCAAATCGCCCTTCCCGGCGTGCGCAAGGAAGACATCAACCTCACCTTACATGAATCCAGTCTCCGCATCGACGCCACCCGTGGCGACACGGTGCCGGAAGATTGGAAAACACACCGCGACACCGGAGCCGTCCAACGCTACGGCCTCGACATCCGCCTGACCAACCGGCTCGACGGGACCAAGACCACGGCCACCATCGATGCGGGAGTCCTCACGCTGCAAGTCCCGCTGCGCGAGGAATCCAAGCCTCGTCAGATCGCGGTAAACTGA
- a CDS encoding Hsp20/alpha crystallin family protein — protein MNFTQRYQPTRTWFNEFDRLFDRSAFNAPRETFHETENAWVLRIDLPGYAKEDIQLSLTDDILELTAETSPETAFGGKLVRRWKLGGDVDGANTNARLDNGVLELTLPKKPKAVPQPTNIEIQSSNN, from the coding sequence ATGAACTTCACCCAACGCTATCAGCCCACCCGCACCTGGTTCAACGAATTCGACCGTCTGTTCGACCGCAGCGCCTTCAACGCGCCGCGTGAAACCTTTCACGAAACCGAGAATGCCTGGGTGCTCCGCATCGATCTTCCGGGCTATGCCAAGGAAGACATCCAACTCTCGCTTACCGACGACATCCTCGAACTCACCGCCGAGACATCGCCCGAAACGGCCTTCGGTGGAAAACTCGTCCGCCGGTGGAAACTCGGCGGGGATGTGGACGGAGCCAACACCAACGCCCGCCTCGATAACGGCGTGCTGGAACTGACACTTCCGAAAAAGCCGAAGGCGGTCCCCCAGCCCACCAACATCGAGATCCAATCTTCCAACAACTGA
- a CDS encoding metal ABC transporter permease, producing MDFELLTNPFYQRALATAGFIGFANGFFSGFVVLRRDALSVSALSHTMLPGIALGIFLTGALSQWNAFLGAMFAALLVGLGSVAVARGKRVQQGTALAVLYTAAFAAGIALLPKLDTRQELEHWLFGDIIAVGNADIWIAFGIGAFTLLITNLLMRPILLTLFEPNVAAAQGVPVRFIQYLVFGLLVLALVSSLQAVGCVLSVGLLVTPAATVSLLTDRTSSLFWGGGLIGGFGSVAAVLFSGNFGIAPGPAIVIVLGLLFVAAYLFSPKYGLFAPKRH from the coding sequence ATGGATTTCGAACTGCTGACCAATCCATTCTATCAACGCGCGCTCGCTACGGCGGGGTTCATCGGCTTCGCCAACGGCTTCTTCAGCGGCTTTGTGGTGCTGCGTCGGGACGCTCTCTCCGTCTCCGCTCTCTCGCACACCATGCTGCCGGGCATCGCGCTGGGGATTTTTCTCACAGGAGCGCTCAGCCAATGGAACGCGTTTCTCGGAGCCATGTTCGCGGCCCTGCTCGTCGGCCTCGGTTCGGTGGCGGTCGCGCGTGGGAAACGTGTCCAGCAGGGCACCGCGCTCGCCGTGCTCTACACCGCAGCCTTCGCGGCGGGCATCGCCCTTCTGCCCAAGCTCGACACCCGACAGGAGTTGGAACACTGGCTCTTCGGAGACATCATCGCCGTGGGAAATGCGGACATCTGGATCGCATTCGGCATCGGAGCCTTCACCCTGCTCATCACGAATCTGCTGATGCGCCCCATCTTGCTGACACTCTTCGAGCCGAATGTGGCGGCGGCACAGGGCGTGCCGGTCCGGTTCATCCAGTATCTGGTTTTCGGACTGCTGGTCCTGGCGCTGGTCTCCTCCCTGCAGGCCGTTGGCTGTGTGCTTTCCGTCGGGCTTCTGGTGACCCCCGCCGCGACGGTTTCGCTGCTCACCGACCGCACGTCCTCGCTGTTCTGGGGTGGCGGACTCATCGGCGGGTTCGGTTCGGTGGCGGCGGTGTTATTTTCAGGCAACTTCGGAATCGCCCCGGGACCGGCGATCGTGATCGTGCTGGGACTGCTTTTCGTCGCGGCCTATTTGTTCAGTCCGAAGTACGGGCTCTTCGCTCCGAAGCGGCACTGA
- a CDS encoding nucleotidyltransferase family protein produces MKPTLLVLAAGMGSRYGGLKQMDPMGPNGETVLDYSVYDAIRAGFGRVVFIIREDFADAFREGVGSRFADRIQVDYAFQKLTDLPEGFEVPEGRTKPWGTSHAIRAARDLVKESFAVINADDFYGADAYVCAANFLTHPRAELARAHYAMVGYPLINTLSDHGDVNRGICATNEDALLTTVEEYVNIEREADGVVRGNALDGTRREVSETSPVSMNFWAFSHCFFDFLEHEFTEFLKINGKLEKSECYIPTVVDALIRAGKADCTVLETSSHWFGVTYPDDKQHVVASIARLIEAGEYPANLS; encoded by the coding sequence ATGAAACCTACACTCCTTGTTCTCGCAGCCGGAATGGGCAGCCGATATGGCGGCCTCAAGCAGATGGATCCGATGGGTCCGAATGGTGAAACCGTGCTGGATTACTCCGTCTATGATGCCATCCGCGCCGGTTTCGGCCGCGTCGTTTTCATCATCCGCGAGGATTTCGCGGACGCGTTCCGCGAGGGCGTGGGTTCCCGTTTCGCCGACCGCATCCAGGTGGACTACGCGTTTCAAAAACTCACGGACCTGCCGGAGGGCTTCGAGGTTCCTGAGGGACGCACCAAGCCATGGGGCACGTCGCACGCCATCCGCGCGGCCCGCGACCTCGTGAAAGAATCCTTCGCCGTCATCAACGCGGACGATTTCTACGGAGCCGACGCTTATGTCTGTGCCGCGAATTTCCTCACCCACCCGCGCGCCGAACTCGCGCGCGCTCATTACGCGATGGTCGGCTACCCGCTCATCAACACCCTTTCCGACCACGGCGACGTGAACCGGGGCATCTGCGCCACCAATGAAGACGCTCTCCTCACCACGGTGGAGGAATACGTGAACATCGAGCGCGAGGCCGATGGCGTGGTCCGTGGAAACGCGCTGGACGGCACCCGCCGCGAGGTCAGCGAGACCTCCCCCGTGTCCATGAACTTCTGGGCGTTCAGCCATTGCTTCTTTGATTTCCTTGAACACGAGTTCACCGAATTCCTGAAGATCAACGGCAAGTTGGAGAAATCAGAGTGCTACATCCCCACCGTCGTCGACGCGCTGATCCGCGCTGGCAAGGCCGATTGCACCGTGCTTGAAACGAGCAGCCACTGGTTCGGCGTCACCTACCCGGATGACAAGCAGCATGTCGTGGCATCCATCGCACGCCTCATCGAGGCCGGAGAATACCCTGCGAATCTCTCGTAA
- a CDS encoding metal ABC transporter ATP-binding protein, translating to MSDTHHDCCAHHGQHHELVIDRLTVSYRRVLALEKVSLATSCGNRVALIGPNGAGKSTLLKAIAGLVPRESGTIRWRGTAVKKWSREFAYLPQREEVDWSFPITVRGLVEMGRYPQTGWWRKFSSEDTAAVDRALESLALTGLQHRQIRELSGGQQQRAFLARALAQEAHVLLLDEPFTGLDRNASQLLGDLLNKLAHEGRLVIASHHDLNTVPRLFDEALVLATRPLAFGPVGEVLTPELIEHTFHQPAPGA from the coding sequence ATGAGTGATACCCACCACGATTGCTGCGCCCACCACGGCCAACATCATGAGTTGGTCATCGACCGGCTCACGGTGAGCTATCGCCGCGTCCTGGCTTTGGAAAAAGTCTCGCTTGCCACCTCATGCGGAAACCGCGTGGCGCTGATCGGACCAAACGGTGCCGGCAAGAGCACGCTGCTCAAGGCCATCGCCGGGCTGGTCCCGCGCGAGAGCGGTACGATCCGCTGGCGGGGTACGGCGGTGAAAAAGTGGTCCCGGGAATTCGCCTACCTGCCCCAGCGTGAGGAGGTTGACTGGTCGTTCCCGATCACCGTCCGGGGTCTGGTGGAAATGGGCCGCTATCCCCAGACCGGATGGTGGAGAAAATTTTCCTCGGAAGATACCGCAGCCGTGGACAGGGCCCTGGAATCCCTCGCCCTGACAGGACTCCAGCACCGCCAGATCCGCGAGCTTTCCGGTGGCCAGCAGCAGCGGGCGTTCCTCGCGAGGGCGCTGGCGCAGGAAGCGCACGTGCTCTTGCTGGACGAGCCTTTCACCGGACTCGACCGAAATGCCTCGCAGCTTCTCGGTGATCTCTTGAACAAGCTCGCGCACGAAGGCCGTCTCGTCATCGCCTCGCATCACGACCTGAACACGGTACCTCGCCTGTTTGACGAAGCCCTGGTGCTCGCCACCCGGCCGCTGGCATTCGGCCCGGTTGGAGAAGTCCTGACACCGGAACTCATCGAGCACACGTTCCATCAACCCGCCCCCGGCGCCTGA
- a CDS encoding nuclear transport factor 2 family protein yields the protein MNPPDIIIRYFNAANAGNIDEACDCFASDAAVSDEGQTHEGNQSIRTWIDSTTKKYHPQVEMLRIGKKDTILCVTGLVSGDFPGSPAELDYQFTLQNNTISNLSIG from the coding sequence ATGAATCCGCCCGACATCATCATCCGCTATTTCAACGCCGCGAACGCTGGCAACATCGACGAGGCCTGCGACTGCTTCGCCTCCGATGCGGCCGTCAGCGACGAAGGACAAACCCACGAGGGAAACCAATCGATCCGTACATGGATCGACTCGACGACGAAGAAGTATCATCCGCAGGTCGAGATGCTCCGCATCGGAAAAAAAGACACGATCCTCTGTGTGACAGGGCTGGTATCGGGCGACTTTCCGGGCAGTCCGGCAGAGCTTGATTACCAATTCACCCTTCAAAACAACACCATTTCCAACCTGTCCATCGGATGA
- the nspC gene encoding carboxynorspermidine decarboxylase, translated as MFVISIPALKRNTAILRQVKEAAGCHLVLALKGFSCWKAFPHLRDDLDGCCASGLWEGLLARDHFKKHVVTYSPAYDENDIAELCEFTDHLDFNSLSQWYRFRETVMAHPRFTSGDLKCGLRVNPECSTGETPIYDPCVPGSRLGITAEQLEGADLSGLSGLHFHTLCEQNSDDLEKTLAAVEEKFGHLLGSDQFTYLNMGGGHWITKPFYDRERLIRLVRETREKYGVEVWLEPGEAVAIHTGVLRATVMDVFESAGHRLAILSISATAHMPDVMEMPYRPDVFLVDPAPSDAKPAVTFAGENYHPAGEAGEWLYRLGGPTCLAGDVVGDFSFPRELKTGDTLVFDDMAHYTMVKTTTFNGVKHPAIALQHEDGSLEVIREFGYADFRDRLA; from the coding sequence ATGTTTGTCATTTCCATCCCCGCACTGAAGAGAAACACCGCCATCTTACGCCAGGTAAAGGAAGCCGCAGGCTGTCATCTGGTACTCGCACTGAAGGGATTTTCCTGTTGGAAGGCGTTTCCCCATCTGCGTGACGATCTCGACGGCTGCTGCGCTTCCGGCTTGTGGGAAGGGCTTCTTGCGCGGGATCATTTCAAGAAGCACGTCGTCACCTATTCGCCCGCCTACGACGAAAATGACATCGCGGAGCTGTGCGAATTCACCGACCATCTGGACTTCAACTCTCTCTCTCAATGGTACCGCTTCCGGGAAACCGTGATGGCGCATCCGCGTTTCACCAGTGGCGACTTGAAATGCGGATTGCGGGTGAACCCGGAATGTTCGACGGGCGAAACTCCGATTTACGATCCCTGCGTACCCGGCTCACGACTCGGCATCACTGCGGAGCAACTCGAAGGCGCGGATCTCTCCGGATTGTCAGGCCTGCACTTCCACACCCTCTGTGAGCAGAATTCGGACGATCTCGAAAAAACCCTGGCCGCGGTGGAGGAGAAATTCGGCCACCTGCTGGGGTCGGACCAGTTCACCTATCTCAACATGGGCGGCGGCCACTGGATCACCAAGCCGTTCTATGATCGCGAGCGGCTCATCCGCCTCGTGCGGGAGACCCGGGAAAAGTATGGTGTGGAGGTCTGGCTTGAGCCGGGCGAGGCGGTCGCCATCCACACGGGCGTGCTGCGCGCCACGGTCATGGACGTCTTCGAATCCGCAGGACACCGGTTGGCCATCCTCTCCATCTCCGCCACCGCCCACATGCCGGACGTGATGGAAATGCCCTATCGTCCGGATGTTTTCCTGGTCGATCCCGCACCATCGGATGCGAAGCCTGCGGTGACATTCGCAGGAGAGAACTACCATCCGGCGGGCGAGGCCGGAGAATGGCTCTATCGACTGGGTGGCCCGACCTGTCTCGCGGGCGATGTCGTGGGTGACTTTTCCTTCCCGCGCGAACTCAAGACCGGCGACACCCTGGTCTTCGATGACATGGCGCACTACACGATGGTGAAGACAACCACATTCAACGGAGTGAAACACCCGGCCATCGCGCTGCAGCACGAGGATGGCTCGCTGGAAGTCATCCGTGAGTTCGGCTATGCGGATTTCCGGGACCGGCTGGCCTGA